One segment of Hippopotamus amphibius kiboko isolate mHipAmp2 chromosome 4, mHipAmp2.hap2, whole genome shotgun sequence DNA contains the following:
- the PLEKHG3 gene encoding pleckstrin homology domain-containing family G member 3 isoform X3, translating into MNLTAWGDAPWRERKDCLRPGARGQNLPGAPLPGSDARMPVSASLHQKGSQERPVSLTSTTSSSGSSCDSRGAMEEPSGSEASAENGAGSPRGRHLPNSSNNSSGWRSVRGSLSPFNSRASGAPVHKLSYLGRVVREIVETERTYVQDLRSIVEDYLLKIIDTQGLLNPEQVSALFGNIESIYALNSQLLRDLDSCNSDPVAVASCFVERSQEFDIYTQYCNNYPNSVAALTECMQDKQQAKFFRDRQELLQHSLPLGSYLLKPVQRILKYHLLLQEIAKHFDEEEDGFEVVEDAIDTMTCVAWYINDMKRRHEHAVRLQEIQSLLINWKGPDLTTYGELVLEGTFRVHRVRSEKTFFLFDKALLITKKRGDHFVYKGHIPCSSLMLIESTRESLCFTVTHYKHSKQQYNLQAKTVEEKRSWTHHIKRLILENHHTTIPQKAKEAILEMDSYYPNRYRHSPERLKKASQDEVSTHVHQGRRQSEPGQPLYSRATLPSRQRGFVVPGLKGRRKSEPSRHLLRQLSDKAGAAGMQHAGSVGTLLDFGQPPCARGRQSEAEGAAQEEQEEEEEEVVEEEEEEQAFQVSLEDLAGLEGSEKGARPEPPGSEEEEEEEESLAVAEQGKGHRESEDPKSCRRPSSRSPTAAETCLSFESVSSLPEVEPDTESGTEQEVFAAMEGPSTEETPSDTEAPEVLEMQLDTHQLLLGPDPPGDVVDFMVVESTEDPKALSSEEEEEEMGAAHEPESLLPPSVLDQASVIAERFVSSFSRRSSLALEDGKSSGFGSPRLTSRSSSVVSLEDGEKGPASHGSTTDSLGAQLPPEVDIRVTVAAESEPSVNGTEPPSPGCPAEPDRSSCTKESKLSSRDRLLLEKIKSYYENAEHHDAGFSVRRRESLSFIPKGLVRNSVSRINSLPRPDPGPAAPLGHKRQVGSRAASWALLDHPRPADQPRPGQAGAGDPAPITDAEFRPSSEIVKLWEEMESPKGSPQKGPGQGQANGFDLHEPLFILEEHELGAITEESAAASPESASPTEPTSPAHLARELKELVKELNSGAQGELVTPLHPRILQLSHVMDSHMSEHVKSKVYHLARQYSLRIKSKSVTARLPLQWEKVAPTVPHLQEETGVPSGGRGIQAARCLLTGKRKPVLSLFNHEQSPVQEHSPPKPNSARETSPRRFSFSPSATSPRTTSPGAWHVPRSPLSPFDTETFNWPDVRELCSKYASQNQAPQAKGSRPCNLPVNRSRSLPENMMEPPPPPPPSGRVGRCCSLNARRAPAGPEAAQPQSGGGSPPSVPVRGEALYITADLTLEDNRRMVVMEKGPLLGPDAGLEAASGQGPSSAAAQAGQGQEFQERAEYRPKEEGPRDPADPSQQGRVRSLRQKFQALNSES; encoded by the exons AACCTCCCTGGAGCGCCCCTGCCAGGCAGCGATGCCAGGATGCCCgtctctgcctccctccaccaAAAGGGCAGCCAGGAGCGGCCCGTGAGCCTGACCTCCACCACCTCGTCATCGGGCTCCTCCTGTGACAGCCGCGGGGCCATGGAGGAGCCCAGCGGCTCCGAGGCTTCGGCCGAGAACGGGGCGGGCTCCCCTCGCGGCCGGCATCTccccaacagcagcaacaacTCCAGCGGCTGGCGGAGCGTGAGGGGGTCACTGTCCCCCTTCAACAGCCGGGCGTCGGGGGCGCCTGTGCACAAGCTCAGCTACTTGGGCCGTGTGGTGAGGGAAATTGTGGAGACGGAGCGCACGTACGTGCAAGACCTGCGCAGCATTGTGGAG GACTACCTCTTGAAGATCATTGACACGCAGGGGCTGCTGAACCCGGAGCAAGTCAGCGCCCTCTTTGGGAACATAGAAAGCATCTATGCACTGAACAG CCAGCTGCTCAGAGACCTGGACAGCTGCAATAGTGACCCCGTGGCTGTGGCCAGCTGCTTTGTGGAAAGG AGCCAAGAGTTTGATATCTACACCCAGTATTGCAACAACTACCCTAA ctcAGTGGCCGCCCTGACCGAGTGCATGCAGGACAAGCAGCAGGCCAAGTTCTTCCGGGACCGGCAGGAGCTGCTGCAGCACTCGCTGCCCTTGGGCTCCTACCTCCTGAAGCCGGTCCAGCGCATCCTCAAGTATCACCTGCTACTCCAG GAAATCGCTAAACATTTTGATGAGGAAGAGGATGGCTTTGAGGTGGTGGAGGATGCCATTGACACCATGACCTGCGTGGCCTGGTACATCAACGACATGAAGAGGAGGCATGAGCACGCAGTCCGGCTCCAG GAGATTCAGTCTCTACTCATCAACTGGAAGGGGCCAGACTTGACCACCTACGGGGAGCTCGTCCTGGAGGGCACGTTCCGCGTGCACCGTGTGCGCAGCGAGAAGACCTTCTTCCTCTTTGACAAAGCACTGCTCATCACCAAGAAGCGGGGAGATCACTTTGTCTACAAGGGTCACATCCCG TGCTCCTCCCTCATGCTGATTGAAAGCACCAGAGAATCCCTGTGCTTCACCGTCACCCACTACAAGCACAGCAAGCAGCAGTACAACCTCCAG GCCAAAACAGTGGAGGAGAAACGGAGCTGGACTCACCACATCAAGAGGCTCATCCTGGAGAACCACCACACCACCATCCCCCAGAAG GCCAAAGAAGCCATCTTGGAAATGGATTCCTATT ATCCCAATCGGTACCGCCACAGCCCAGAGCGCCTGAAGAAGGCCTCCCAGGATGAAGTGTCCACCCATGTGCACCAGGGGCGCCGGCAGTCGG AGCCTGGTCAGCCCCTGTACAGCCGGGCAACACTCCCGAGCAGGCAGCGAGGCTTCGTGGTGCCAGGCCTTAAGGGCCGTAGAAAGTCGG AGCCATCCAGACATCTGCTCAGGCAACTCAGCGACAAAG CCGGAGCAGCCGGAATGCAG CATGCAGGTAGTGTTGGCACGCTCCTGGACTTTGGACAGCCCCCCTGCGCTCGGGGCCGGCAGTCGGAGGCTGAAGGGGCTgcccaggaggagcaggaggaggaggaggaggaggtggtggaggaggaggaggaggagcaggcctTTCAGGTCTCCCTGGAGGACCTGGCAGGGCTTGAAGGCAGCGAGAAGGGGGCCAGGCCAGAGCCCCCAGGctcggaggaggaggaggaggaggaggagagcctgGCAGTGGCGGAGCAG GGGAAGGGGCACAGGGAGTCTGAAGACCCCAAGAGCTGCAGGAGGCCCAGCAGCCGATCTCCAACCGCTGCCGAGACGTGCCTGAGCTTTGAGTCCGTGTCTTCCCTGCCGGAG GTTGAGCCAGACACTGAGTCTGGGACAGAGCAGGAGGTGTTTGCTGCCATGGAAGGTCCCAGCACCGAGGAGACGCCCTCAGACACAGAGGCTCCGGAAGTCCTGGAAATGCAGCTTGACACCCACCAGCTGCTGCTGGGACCGGACCCCCCGGGTGACGTGGTGGACTTCATGGTGGTCGAGAGCACCGAGGACCCAAAGGCCCTgagcagtgaggaggaggaggaggagatgggggccGCCCACGAGCCCGagagcctcctgcctccctccgtGCTGGACCAGGCCAGCGTCATCGCCGAGCGGTTCGTCAGCAGCTTCTCCCGGCGGAGCAGCCTGGCGCTGGAGGACGGCAAGTCCAGTGGCTTTGGGAGCCCGCGGCTGACCAGCCGGAGCAGCAGTGTGGTCAGCCTAGAGGACGGCGAGAAGGGCCCGGCCTCGCACGGCAGCACCACAGACTCCCTGGGCGCTCAGCTCCCTCCAGAAGTGGACATCCGTGTGACAGTGGCCGCAGAGAGTGAACCTTCTGTCAACGGGACGGAGCCCCCAAGCCCAGGCTGCCCAGCGGAGCCAGACAGGTCTTCCTGCACGAAGGAATCAAAGCTTTCTTCCCGAGACCGGCTGTTGTTGGAAAAAATCAAGAGCTACTACGAAAATGCAGAGCACCACGACGCAGGCTTTAGTGTCCGGCGCCGGGAGAGCCTCTCCTTCATCCCCAAGGGGCTGGTGAGAAACTCAGTCTCCAGAATCAACAGCCTTCCCAGGCCAGACCCGGGGCCAGCGGCTCCGCTGGGGCATAAGAGACAGGTGGGCTCGCGGGCAGCCTCGTGGGCCCTCTTGGACCACCCAAGACCAGCGGACCAGCCAAGACCAGGCCAGGCTGGAGCTGGGGACCCAGCTCCTATCACAGATGCTGAGTTCCGCCCGTCTTCGGAAATTGTGAAGCTCTGGGAGGAGATGGAGTCTCCCAAGGGGAGCCCTCAGAAGGGGCCAGGCCAAGGCCAGGCCAATGGCTTTGACCTGCATGAGCCCCTCTTCATCCTGGAGGAGCACGAGCTGGGGGCCATCACCGAGGAGTCGGCTGCTGCCTCGCCAGAGAGCGCCTCCCCCACCGAGCCGACCAGCCCGGCCCACCTGGCCCGGGAGCTGAAGGAGCTGGTGAAGGAGCTGAATAGCGGCGCTCAGGGGGAGCTGGTGACCCCCCTGCACCCCCGCATCCTGCAGCTCTCCCACGTGATGGACAGCCACATGAGCGAGCACGTCAAGAGCAAGGTCTACCATCTGGCTCGCCAGTACAGCCTCCGGATCAAGAGCAAGTCGGTGACAGCCAGGCTGCCACTGCAGTGGGAGAAGGTGGCTCCCACCGTCCCCCACCTGCAGGAGGAGACTGGCGTGCCGTCGGGTGGCAGAG GGATTCAGGCAGCTCGCTGTCTCCTCACAGGTAAGAGGAAGCCGGTGCTCTCTCTCTTCAACCATGAGCAGTCCCCGGTCCAGGAGCACAGCCCGCCCAAGCCCAACTCTGCCAGGGAGACATCGCCACGGCGTTTCTCCTTCAGCCCCTCAGCCACCAGCCCGAGGACCACCTCACCTGGGGCCTGGCATGTCCCCCGAAGCCCCCTCAGCCCCTTCGACACTGAGACCTTCAACTGGCCCGATGTCCGAGAGCTCTGCTCCAAATACGCCTCCCAGAACCAGGCGCCCCAGGCCAAGGGCAGCCGGCCCTGCAACCTGCCCGTCAACCGGAGCCGCTCTCTGCCAGAGAACATGatggagccgccgccgccgccgccgccgtcgggCAGGGTGGGCCGCTGCTGCAGCCTGAACGCCAGGAGGGCCCCAGCGGGCCCGGAGGCCGCCCAGCCCCAGTCTGGCGGGGGGTCGCCCCCAAGTGTGCCCGTCAGAGGGGAGGCCCTGTACATCACCGCAGACCTCACACTAGAGGACAACCGGCGGATGGTTGTCATGGAGAAGGGGCCCCTGCTGGGTCCCGACGCGGGACTGGAGGCGGCCAGCGGGCAGGGACCGAGCTCAGCGGCAGCCCAGGCAGGGCAAGGCCAGGAGTTCCAGGAGCGTGCAGAGTATCGGCCTAAGGAAGAGGGTCCCAGGGACCCGGCGGACCCAAGCCAGCAGGGCAGAGTCAGGAGCCTGAGGCAGAAATTCCAGGCCTTGAACTCTGAGTCGTGA
- the PLEKHG3 gene encoding pleckstrin homology domain-containing family G member 3 isoform X9 — MNLTAWGDAPWRERKDCLRPGARGQNLPGAPLPGSDARMPVSASLHQKGSQERPVSLTSTTSSSGSSCDSRGAMEEPSGSEASAENGAGSPRGRHLPNSSNNSSGWRSVRGSLSPFNSRASGAPVHKLSYLGRVVREIVETERTYVQDLRSIVEDYLLKIIDTQGLLNPEQVSALFGNIESIYALNSQLLRDLDSCNSDPVAVASCFVERSQEFDIYTQYCNNYPNSVAALTECMQDKQQAKFFRDRQELLQHSLPLGSYLLKPVQRILKYHLLLQEIAKHFDEEEDGFEVVEDAIDTMTCVAWYINDMKRRHEHAVRLQEIQSLLINWKGPDLTTYGELVLEGTFRVHRVRSEKTFFLFDKALLITKKRGDHFVYKGHIPCSSLMLIESTRESLCFTVTHYKHSKQQYNLQAKTVEEKRSWTHHIKRLILENHHTTIPQKAKEAILEMDSYYPNRYRHSPERLKKASQDEVSTHVHQGRRQSEPSRHLLRQLSDKAGAAGMQGKGHRESEDPKSCRRPSSRSPTAAETCLSFESVSSLPEVEPDTESGTEQEVFAAMEGPSTEETPSDTEAPEVLEMQLDTHQLLLGPDPPGDVVDFMVVESTEDPKALSSEEEEEEMGAAHEPESLLPPSVLDQASVIAERFVSSFSRRSSLALEDGKSSGFGSPRLTSRSSSVVSLEDGEKGPASHGSTTDSLGAQLPPEVDIRVTVAAESEPSVNGTEPPSPGCPAEPDRSSCTKESKLSSRDRLLLEKIKSYYENAEHHDAGFSVRRRESLSFIPKGLVRNSVSRINSLPRPDPGPAAPLGHKRQVGSRAASWALLDHPRPADQPRPGQAGAGDPAPITDAEFRPSSEIVKLWEEMESPKGSPQKGPGQGQANGFDLHEPLFILEEHELGAITEESAAASPESASPTEPTSPAHLARELKELVKELNSGAQGELVTPLHPRILQLSHVMDSHMSEHVKSKVYHLARQYSLRIKSKSVTARLPLQWEKVAPTVPHLQEETGVPSGGRGIQAARCLLTGKRKPVLSLFNHEQSPVQEHSPPKPNSARETSPRRFSFSPSATSPRTTSPGAWHVPRSPLSPFDTETFNWPDVRELCSKYASQNQAPQAKGSRPCNLPVNRSRSLPENMMEPPPPPPPSGRVGRCCSLNARRAPAGPEAAQPQSGGGSPPSVPVRGEALYITADLTLEDNRRMVVMEKGPLLGPDAGLEAASGQGPSSAAAQAGQGQEFQERAEYRPKEEGPRDPADPSQQGRVRSLRQKFQALNSES; from the exons AACCTCCCTGGAGCGCCCCTGCCAGGCAGCGATGCCAGGATGCCCgtctctgcctccctccaccaAAAGGGCAGCCAGGAGCGGCCCGTGAGCCTGACCTCCACCACCTCGTCATCGGGCTCCTCCTGTGACAGCCGCGGGGCCATGGAGGAGCCCAGCGGCTCCGAGGCTTCGGCCGAGAACGGGGCGGGCTCCCCTCGCGGCCGGCATCTccccaacagcagcaacaacTCCAGCGGCTGGCGGAGCGTGAGGGGGTCACTGTCCCCCTTCAACAGCCGGGCGTCGGGGGCGCCTGTGCACAAGCTCAGCTACTTGGGCCGTGTGGTGAGGGAAATTGTGGAGACGGAGCGCACGTACGTGCAAGACCTGCGCAGCATTGTGGAG GACTACCTCTTGAAGATCATTGACACGCAGGGGCTGCTGAACCCGGAGCAAGTCAGCGCCCTCTTTGGGAACATAGAAAGCATCTATGCACTGAACAG CCAGCTGCTCAGAGACCTGGACAGCTGCAATAGTGACCCCGTGGCTGTGGCCAGCTGCTTTGTGGAAAGG AGCCAAGAGTTTGATATCTACACCCAGTATTGCAACAACTACCCTAA ctcAGTGGCCGCCCTGACCGAGTGCATGCAGGACAAGCAGCAGGCCAAGTTCTTCCGGGACCGGCAGGAGCTGCTGCAGCACTCGCTGCCCTTGGGCTCCTACCTCCTGAAGCCGGTCCAGCGCATCCTCAAGTATCACCTGCTACTCCAG GAAATCGCTAAACATTTTGATGAGGAAGAGGATGGCTTTGAGGTGGTGGAGGATGCCATTGACACCATGACCTGCGTGGCCTGGTACATCAACGACATGAAGAGGAGGCATGAGCACGCAGTCCGGCTCCAG GAGATTCAGTCTCTACTCATCAACTGGAAGGGGCCAGACTTGACCACCTACGGGGAGCTCGTCCTGGAGGGCACGTTCCGCGTGCACCGTGTGCGCAGCGAGAAGACCTTCTTCCTCTTTGACAAAGCACTGCTCATCACCAAGAAGCGGGGAGATCACTTTGTCTACAAGGGTCACATCCCG TGCTCCTCCCTCATGCTGATTGAAAGCACCAGAGAATCCCTGTGCTTCACCGTCACCCACTACAAGCACAGCAAGCAGCAGTACAACCTCCAG GCCAAAACAGTGGAGGAGAAACGGAGCTGGACTCACCACATCAAGAGGCTCATCCTGGAGAACCACCACACCACCATCCCCCAGAAG GCCAAAGAAGCCATCTTGGAAATGGATTCCTATT ATCCCAATCGGTACCGCCACAGCCCAGAGCGCCTGAAGAAGGCCTCCCAGGATGAAGTGTCCACCCATGTGCACCAGGGGCGCCGGCAGTCGG AGCCATCCAGACATCTGCTCAGGCAACTCAGCGACAAAG CCGGAGCAGCCGGAATGCAG GGGAAGGGGCACAGGGAGTCTGAAGACCCCAAGAGCTGCAGGAGGCCCAGCAGCCGATCTCCAACCGCTGCCGAGACGTGCCTGAGCTTTGAGTCCGTGTCTTCCCTGCCGGAG GTTGAGCCAGACACTGAGTCTGGGACAGAGCAGGAGGTGTTTGCTGCCATGGAAGGTCCCAGCACCGAGGAGACGCCCTCAGACACAGAGGCTCCGGAAGTCCTGGAAATGCAGCTTGACACCCACCAGCTGCTGCTGGGACCGGACCCCCCGGGTGACGTGGTGGACTTCATGGTGGTCGAGAGCACCGAGGACCCAAAGGCCCTgagcagtgaggaggaggaggaggagatgggggccGCCCACGAGCCCGagagcctcctgcctccctccgtGCTGGACCAGGCCAGCGTCATCGCCGAGCGGTTCGTCAGCAGCTTCTCCCGGCGGAGCAGCCTGGCGCTGGAGGACGGCAAGTCCAGTGGCTTTGGGAGCCCGCGGCTGACCAGCCGGAGCAGCAGTGTGGTCAGCCTAGAGGACGGCGAGAAGGGCCCGGCCTCGCACGGCAGCACCACAGACTCCCTGGGCGCTCAGCTCCCTCCAGAAGTGGACATCCGTGTGACAGTGGCCGCAGAGAGTGAACCTTCTGTCAACGGGACGGAGCCCCCAAGCCCAGGCTGCCCAGCGGAGCCAGACAGGTCTTCCTGCACGAAGGAATCAAAGCTTTCTTCCCGAGACCGGCTGTTGTTGGAAAAAATCAAGAGCTACTACGAAAATGCAGAGCACCACGACGCAGGCTTTAGTGTCCGGCGCCGGGAGAGCCTCTCCTTCATCCCCAAGGGGCTGGTGAGAAACTCAGTCTCCAGAATCAACAGCCTTCCCAGGCCAGACCCGGGGCCAGCGGCTCCGCTGGGGCATAAGAGACAGGTGGGCTCGCGGGCAGCCTCGTGGGCCCTCTTGGACCACCCAAGACCAGCGGACCAGCCAAGACCAGGCCAGGCTGGAGCTGGGGACCCAGCTCCTATCACAGATGCTGAGTTCCGCCCGTCTTCGGAAATTGTGAAGCTCTGGGAGGAGATGGAGTCTCCCAAGGGGAGCCCTCAGAAGGGGCCAGGCCAAGGCCAGGCCAATGGCTTTGACCTGCATGAGCCCCTCTTCATCCTGGAGGAGCACGAGCTGGGGGCCATCACCGAGGAGTCGGCTGCTGCCTCGCCAGAGAGCGCCTCCCCCACCGAGCCGACCAGCCCGGCCCACCTGGCCCGGGAGCTGAAGGAGCTGGTGAAGGAGCTGAATAGCGGCGCTCAGGGGGAGCTGGTGACCCCCCTGCACCCCCGCATCCTGCAGCTCTCCCACGTGATGGACAGCCACATGAGCGAGCACGTCAAGAGCAAGGTCTACCATCTGGCTCGCCAGTACAGCCTCCGGATCAAGAGCAAGTCGGTGACAGCCAGGCTGCCACTGCAGTGGGAGAAGGTGGCTCCCACCGTCCCCCACCTGCAGGAGGAGACTGGCGTGCCGTCGGGTGGCAGAG GGATTCAGGCAGCTCGCTGTCTCCTCACAGGTAAGAGGAAGCCGGTGCTCTCTCTCTTCAACCATGAGCAGTCCCCGGTCCAGGAGCACAGCCCGCCCAAGCCCAACTCTGCCAGGGAGACATCGCCACGGCGTTTCTCCTTCAGCCCCTCAGCCACCAGCCCGAGGACCACCTCACCTGGGGCCTGGCATGTCCCCCGAAGCCCCCTCAGCCCCTTCGACACTGAGACCTTCAACTGGCCCGATGTCCGAGAGCTCTGCTCCAAATACGCCTCCCAGAACCAGGCGCCCCAGGCCAAGGGCAGCCGGCCCTGCAACCTGCCCGTCAACCGGAGCCGCTCTCTGCCAGAGAACATGatggagccgccgccgccgccgccgccgtcgggCAGGGTGGGCCGCTGCTGCAGCCTGAACGCCAGGAGGGCCCCAGCGGGCCCGGAGGCCGCCCAGCCCCAGTCTGGCGGGGGGTCGCCCCCAAGTGTGCCCGTCAGAGGGGAGGCCCTGTACATCACCGCAGACCTCACACTAGAGGACAACCGGCGGATGGTTGTCATGGAGAAGGGGCCCCTGCTGGGTCCCGACGCGGGACTGGAGGCGGCCAGCGGGCAGGGACCGAGCTCAGCGGCAGCCCAGGCAGGGCAAGGCCAGGAGTTCCAGGAGCGTGCAGAGTATCGGCCTAAGGAAGAGGGTCCCAGGGACCCGGCGGACCCAAGCCAGCAGGGCAGAGTCAGGAGCCTGAGGCAGAAATTCCAGGCCTTGAACTCTGAGTCGTGA